From Vulpes vulpes isolate BD-2025 chromosome 7, VulVul3, whole genome shotgun sequence, one genomic window encodes:
- the LRRC4 gene encoding leucine-rich repeat-containing protein 4 isoform X1: MKLLWQVTVHHTWNAVLLPVVYLTAQVWILCAAIAAAASAGPQNCPSVCSCSNQFSKVVCTRRGLSEVPQGIPSNTRYLNLMENNIQMIQADTFRHLHHLEVLQLGRNSIRQIEVGAFNGLASLNTLELFDNWLTVIPSGAFEYLSKLRELWLRNNPIESIPSYAFNRVPSLMRLDLGELKKLEYISEGAFEGLFNLKYLNLGMCNIKDMPNLTPLVGLEELEMSGNHFPEIRPGSFHGLSSLKKLWVMNSQVSLIERNAFDGLASLVELNLAHNNLSSLPHDLFTPLRYLVELHLHHNPWNCDCDILWLAWWLREYIPTNSTCCGRCHAPLHMRGRYLVEVDQASFQCSAPFIMDAPRDLNISEGRMVELKCRTPPMSSVKWLLPNGTVLSHASRHPRISVLNDGTLNFSHVLLSDTGVYTCMVTNVAGNSNASAYLNVSTAELNTSNYSFFTTVTVETTEISPEDTTRKYKPVPTTSTGYQPAYTTSTTVLIQTTRVPKQVPATDTNDKMQTSLDEVMKTTKIIIGCFVAVTLLAAAMLIVFYKLRKRHQQRSTVTAARTVEIIQVDEDIPAAASAAATAAPSGVSGEGAVVLPTIHDHINYNTYKPAHGAHWTENSLGNSLHPTVTTISEPYIIQTHTKDKVQETQI, from the coding sequence ATGAAGCTCTTGTGGCAGGTAACTGTGCACCACACCTGGAATGCCGTCCTGCTCCCCGTCGTCTACCTCACGGCGCAAGTGTGGATTCTGTGTGCAGCCATCGCCGCTGCCGCCTCTGCCGGGCCCCAGAACTGCCCATCCGTTTGCTCGTGCAGTAACCAGTTCAGCAAGGTGGTGTGCACCCGCCGGGGCCTCTCCGAGGTCCCTCAGGGTATCCCCTCCAACACCCGGTACCTCAACCTCATGGAAAACAATATCCAGATGATCCAGGCCGACACCTTCCGCCACCTCCACCACCTGGAGGTCCTGCAACTGGGCAGGAACTCCATTCGGCAGATCGAGGTGGGGGCCTTCAATGGCCTGGCCAGCCTCAACACCCTGGAGCTGTTCGACAACTGGCTGACAGTCATCCCCAGCGGGGCCTTTGAGTACCTGTCCAAGCTGCGGGAGCTCTGGCTTCGCAACAACCCCATAGAAAGTATCCCCTCTTATGCCTTCAACCGGGTGCCCTCCCTCATGCGCCTGGACTTGGGGGAGCTCAAGAAGCTGGAGTATATCTCTGAGGGCGCTTTTGAGGGACTGTTCAACCTCAAATACCTGAACTTGGGCATGTGCAACATTAAAGATATGCCCAATCTCACCCCCCTGGTGGGGCTGGAGGAGCTGGAGATGTCAGGGAACCACTTCCCTGAGATCAGGCCTGGCTCCTTCCATGGCCTAAGCTCCCTCAAAAAGCTATGGGTCATGAACTCACAGGTTAGTCTGATTGAGCGGAATGCTTTTGATGGGCTGGCCTCACTTGTGGAACTCAACTTGGCCCACAATAATCTCTCTTCTTTGCCCCATGACCTCTTCACCCCACTGAGGTACCTGGTGGAGTTACACCTACACCACAATCCCTGGAACTGTGATTGTGACATTCTGTGGCTAGCCTGGTGGCTTCGGGAGTACATCCCCACCAATTCTACCTGCTGTGGCCGCTGTCATGCTCCCCTGCACATGCGTGGCCGCTACCTGGTGGAGGTGGACCAGGCCTCCTTCCAGTGCTCTGCCCCCTTCATCATGGATGCACCTCGAGACCTCAATATCTCTGAGGGTCGGATGGTGGAACTTAAGTGTCGGACTCCCCCTATGTCCTCCGTGAAGTGGCTGCTGCCCAATGGGACAGTGCTCAGCCATGCCTCCCGCCACCCAAGGATCTCGGTCCTCAATGACGGCACCTTGAACTTTTCCCACGTGCTGCTCTCAGACACTGGGGTATATACATGCATGGTGACCAACGTGGCAGGTAACTCCAACGCCTCGGCCTACCTCAATGTGAGCACGGCCGAGCTCAACACCTCCAACTATAGCTTCTTCACCACTGTCACAGTGGAGACCACCGAGATCTCACCTGAGGATACAACGCGCAAGTACAAGCCTGTTCCTACTACATCTACAGGTTATCAGCCGGCATATACCACCTCTACCACGGTGCTCATTCAGACCACCCGTGTGCCCAAGCAGGTACCCGCAACAGACACCAATGATAAGATGCAGACCAGCCTGGATGAAGTCATGAAGACCACCAAGATCATCATTGGCTGCTTTGTGGCAGTGACTCTGCTAGCTGCCGCCATGTTGATTGTCTTCTATAAACTTCGGAAGCGGCACCAGCAGAGGAGTACAGTCACAGCCGCCCGGACAGTTGAGATTATCCAGGTGGATGAAGATATCCCAGCGGCGGCGtctgcagcagcaacagcagctcCATCCGGTGTATCAGGTGAGGGGGCAGTAGTGCTGCCCACAATTCATGACCATATTAACTACAACACCTACAAACCAGCACATGGGGCCCACTGGACAGAAAACAGCCTGGGGAACTCTCTGCACCCCACAGTTACCACAATCTCTGAACCTTATATAATACAGACCCATACCAAGGACAAGGTACAGGAAACTCAAATatga
- the LRRC4 gene encoding leucine-rich repeat-containing protein 4 isoform X2, which translates to MKLLWQVTVHHTWNAVLLPVVYLTAQVWILCAAIAAAASAGPQNCPSVCSCSNQFSKVVCTRRGLSEVPQGIPSNTRYLNLMENNIQMIQADTFRHLHHLEVLQLGRNSIRQIEVGAFNGLASLNTLELFDNWLTVIPSGAFEYLSKLRELWLRNNPIESIPSYAFNRVPSLMRLDLGELKKLEYISEGAFEGLFNLKYLNLGMCNIKDMPNLTPLVGLEELEMSGNHFPEIRPGSFHGLSSLKKLWVMNSQVSLIERNAFDGLASLVELNLAHNNLSSLPHDLFTPLRYLVELHLHHNPWNCDCDILWLAWWLREYIPTNSTCCGRCHAPLHMRGRYLVEVDQASFQCSAPFIMDAPRDLNISEGRMVELKCRTPPMSSVKWLLPNGTVLSHASRHPRISVLNDGTLNFSHVLLSDTGVYTCMVTNVAGNSNASAYLNVSTAELNTSNYSFFTTVTVETTEISPEDTTRKYKPVPTTSTGYQPAYTTSTTVLIQTTRVPKQVPATDTNDKMQTSLDEVMKTTKIIIGCFVAVTLLAAAMLIVFYKLRKRHQQRSTVTAARTVEIIQVDEDIPAAASAAATAAPSGVSDKEENKNLLSRLIENSHWARRKQ; encoded by the coding sequence ATGAAGCTCTTGTGGCAGGTAACTGTGCACCACACCTGGAATGCCGTCCTGCTCCCCGTCGTCTACCTCACGGCGCAAGTGTGGATTCTGTGTGCAGCCATCGCCGCTGCCGCCTCTGCCGGGCCCCAGAACTGCCCATCCGTTTGCTCGTGCAGTAACCAGTTCAGCAAGGTGGTGTGCACCCGCCGGGGCCTCTCCGAGGTCCCTCAGGGTATCCCCTCCAACACCCGGTACCTCAACCTCATGGAAAACAATATCCAGATGATCCAGGCCGACACCTTCCGCCACCTCCACCACCTGGAGGTCCTGCAACTGGGCAGGAACTCCATTCGGCAGATCGAGGTGGGGGCCTTCAATGGCCTGGCCAGCCTCAACACCCTGGAGCTGTTCGACAACTGGCTGACAGTCATCCCCAGCGGGGCCTTTGAGTACCTGTCCAAGCTGCGGGAGCTCTGGCTTCGCAACAACCCCATAGAAAGTATCCCCTCTTATGCCTTCAACCGGGTGCCCTCCCTCATGCGCCTGGACTTGGGGGAGCTCAAGAAGCTGGAGTATATCTCTGAGGGCGCTTTTGAGGGACTGTTCAACCTCAAATACCTGAACTTGGGCATGTGCAACATTAAAGATATGCCCAATCTCACCCCCCTGGTGGGGCTGGAGGAGCTGGAGATGTCAGGGAACCACTTCCCTGAGATCAGGCCTGGCTCCTTCCATGGCCTAAGCTCCCTCAAAAAGCTATGGGTCATGAACTCACAGGTTAGTCTGATTGAGCGGAATGCTTTTGATGGGCTGGCCTCACTTGTGGAACTCAACTTGGCCCACAATAATCTCTCTTCTTTGCCCCATGACCTCTTCACCCCACTGAGGTACCTGGTGGAGTTACACCTACACCACAATCCCTGGAACTGTGATTGTGACATTCTGTGGCTAGCCTGGTGGCTTCGGGAGTACATCCCCACCAATTCTACCTGCTGTGGCCGCTGTCATGCTCCCCTGCACATGCGTGGCCGCTACCTGGTGGAGGTGGACCAGGCCTCCTTCCAGTGCTCTGCCCCCTTCATCATGGATGCACCTCGAGACCTCAATATCTCTGAGGGTCGGATGGTGGAACTTAAGTGTCGGACTCCCCCTATGTCCTCCGTGAAGTGGCTGCTGCCCAATGGGACAGTGCTCAGCCATGCCTCCCGCCACCCAAGGATCTCGGTCCTCAATGACGGCACCTTGAACTTTTCCCACGTGCTGCTCTCAGACACTGGGGTATATACATGCATGGTGACCAACGTGGCAGGTAACTCCAACGCCTCGGCCTACCTCAATGTGAGCACGGCCGAGCTCAACACCTCCAACTATAGCTTCTTCACCACTGTCACAGTGGAGACCACCGAGATCTCACCTGAGGATACAACGCGCAAGTACAAGCCTGTTCCTACTACATCTACAGGTTATCAGCCGGCATATACCACCTCTACCACGGTGCTCATTCAGACCACCCGTGTGCCCAAGCAGGTACCCGCAACAGACACCAATGATAAGATGCAGACCAGCCTGGATGAAGTCATGAAGACCACCAAGATCATCATTGGCTGCTTTGTGGCAGTGACTCTGCTAGCTGCCGCCATGTTGATTGTCTTCTATAAACTTCGGAAGCGGCACCAGCAGAGGAGTACAGTCACAGCCGCCCGGACAGTTGAGATTATCCAGGTGGATGAAGATATCCCAGCGGCGGCGtctgcagcagcaacagcagctcCATCCGGTGTATCAG